A single Candidatus Woesearchaeota archaeon DNA region contains:
- a CDS encoding 50S ribosomal protein L40e, whose protein sequence is MATFPEAEARLFKNMYVCRKCETKFRTTVGKVLAGKVSCRECKSSSVRPVRMRSKK, encoded by the coding sequence ATGGCAACATTTCCAGAAGCAGAAGCGAGATTATTCAAAAATATGTACGTATGTAGAAAGTGTGAGACTAAATTTAGAACAACAGTAGGAAAAGTTCTTGCAGGTAAAGTCTCTTGTAGAGAGTGTAAATCTAGCAGCGTAAGACCTGTTAGGATGAGGTCTAAGAAATAA
- the sppA gene encoding signal peptide peptidase SppA has translation MADFVKIDEENSDKTKATKKRVSVRRSFNWRGFFILLIVLFLVSSIISSITYSFTPKIAVVPINGPISTEKSSTLLGESESSRNIANTLREIQGDSSIKAVILDINSPGGSPVASEEISRAIDELKLEKPVYALINDVGASGAFWIAVSADKVYASSMSTVGSIGVTSATLGFEELIEEYNITYRRLVAGDKKDLGSPFREPTQEENELIQGILDEIHTYFIQHVATSRNMSYEEVEVYATGEIFLGSKAKEIGFVDEIGYFPDVLREVKEITDLDDPLIITYEETPTLLEALGIKSFFAVPETKSQIMLQ, from the coding sequence ATGGCTGATTTTGTAAAAATAGACGAAGAAAATTCAGATAAGACAAAGGCTACTAAGAAAAGAGTTTCAGTTAGACGAAGTTTTAATTGGAGAGGATTTTTTATTCTTTTGATTGTACTTTTTTTAGTAAGTAGTATTATTTCATCAATTACTTATTCATTTACTCCAAAAATTGCAGTAGTTCCAATTAATGGACCAATTTCTACTGAAAAATCTTCAACTCTTTTAGGAGAGTCTGAATCTTCAAGAAATATTGCAAATACACTTAGAGAGATTCAAGGTGATTCCTCAATTAAAGCAGTAATACTTGATATTAATTCTCCAGGCGGAAGTCCTGTTGCATCAGAGGAAATTTCAAGAGCTATTGATGAATTAAAATTAGAGAAACCTGTTTATGCTCTTATTAATGATGTTGGAGCTTCAGGAGCTTTTTGGATTGCAGTTTCTGCAGACAAAGTTTATGCATCTTCAATGTCTACTGTTGGTAGTATTGGAGTGACTTCTGCAACACTTGGTTTTGAAGAACTGATTGAAGAATATAATATTACATATAGAAGATTAGTTGCAGGAGATAAAAAAGATTTAGGGTCCCCATTTAGAGAACCTACTCAAGAAGAGAATGAATTAATCCAAGGGATTTTAGATGAAATTCATACTTATTTTATTCAACATGTTGCAACTTCAAGAAATATGAGTTATGAAGAAGTTGAAGTTTATGCAACTGGAGAAATCTTTTTAGGTTCAAAAGCTAAAGAAATTGGATTTGTTGATGAAATTGGATATTTTCCTGATGTTTTAAGAGAAGTTAAAGAAATAACTGATTTAGATGACCCACTAATTATTACATATGAAGAAACACCTACACTACTTGAAGCTTTAGGAATTAAATCATTTTTTGCAGTTCCAGAAACTAAGAGTCAAATAATGTTACAATAA
- the rnz gene encoding ribonuclease Z, producing the protein MTFKLHFLGTGCMVPTKDRNHLSVALEYEGQIFLFDCGEATQNQIKKMKLPIGKIKKIFISHWHGDHTIGLNGLIQTLTNTDNVEKIEVHGPIDSKKYLDHMLKSTIFESKIPIEVFEYEPKKGEVLKVFENSNYEIFCAKLSHSVPCIGYSFKVKDTLNVDKEKIKKIAPSLETSPMLARIKMGLPIEFEGKTILPEDVCYTKVGSKISFVFDTRPCKEIDLLVKDSNYLVMEATHMKKHAHKAEETDHMTAQDSAETALRNNVDELFITHFSQRYKDTKEIEEEAREVFEKTTSTYDLMSLKLK; encoded by the coding sequence ATGACCTTTAAGTTGCATTTTTTAGGAACTGGTTGTATGGTGCCAACTAAAGATAGAAATCATCTTAGTGTTGCACTTGAGTATGAAGGACAGATTTTTCTATTTGACTGTGGCGAGGCTACACAAAACCAAATTAAAAAGATGAAACTTCCAATTGGTAAGATTAAAAAAATCTTTATTTCTCACTGGCACGGAGACCATACTATAGGATTAAATGGTTTAATTCAAACTTTAACTAATACAGATAATGTTGAAAAAATTGAAGTTCATGGTCCTATTGATTCTAAAAAATATTTAGACCATATGTTAAAATCAACTATTTTTGAGAGTAAAATCCCAATTGAAGTTTTTGAATATGAACCAAAAAAAGGAGAAGTTTTGAAAGTTTTTGAAAATTCAAATTATGAAATTTTTTGCGCAAAACTTAGTCATAGTGTTCCTTGCATAGGTTATTCTTTCAAAGTTAAAGATACACTTAATGTTGATAAAGAAAAAATTAAAAAAATTGCACCTTCTCTTGAAACTTCACCTATGCTTGCCAGAATTAAAATGGGATTACCAATAGAATTTGAAGGGAAAACTATTCTACCTGAAGATGTTTGTTATACAAAAGTTGGCTCAAAGATTAGTTTTGTTTTTGATACAAGGCCCTGTAAGGAAATTGATTTACTTGTTAAAGATTCAAATTATTTAGTAATGGAAGCAACACATATGAAAAAACATGCTCATAAAGCAGAAGAGACAGATCATATGACTGCACAAGATAGTGCTGAGACTGCGCTTAGAAATAATGTAGATGAATTATTTATTACTCATTTCTCTCAAAGATATAAAGATACAAAGGAAATTGAAGAAGAAGCAAGAGAAGTATTTGAAAAGACAACTTCTACTTATGATTTAATGAGTTTGAAGTTAAAATAA
- the ileS gene encoding isoleucine--tRNA ligase produces MTNDKFLYEEEILKFWEEKDIYNKVQKKNEGNELYTHVDGPPFPTGEVHMGLLRNWATKDSVLRFKRLHGYDVYARDGYDVHGLPVENKVQTKLNLKTVEDLKKFGEENFVKECKEYVKEIVNDMSTVRTRYGLWMNREQYQTSHPEYLSMAWRFFKKAQEKGQLYKDYKTVAWCPNDETTLSDYEIKDTYKNVDDPSIYIKFPLKKEYRTTNYEESFVIWTTTPWTLQSNMAIAMHPQLEYSKVLVELNGKKEVLITANALIEKVVEILSKQNEIKFLEVLETKVGAEYEGIKYDHIYLDDTPSQQEFVKLDNKHIHGIVLADFVTLGEGEDIFDKLEKKSYKHSNKQEGTVSEEKIQQKGKSEGSGLVHIAPGHGFDDYEVGKKYNLPIFCPVGPNGCFTEGKYDKQYFKDVDPIAIDYLKEKGFLLSSAMKNHRYPCCWRCKTPIVYRAADQWWIKRGDYTKDVIKANKNVHWTPNSARHSFDNLQEGAGDWAISRQRYWGIPLPIFEDEDGNYEVFGSKEELEERIGKTLNDIHRDDLKNIVIINKVSGKEMRSVPFIADVWFDSGCASFASHYNEGLDFNQIIEKYYPMNWITEGEDQVRGWFSSLFNVGYMITGKAPYNQVLFQGFVMDSEGKQKMSKSLGNGVGGNEAIDLWGADVTRYYLLSKKVPEEKFNFDRNEVTIVEGFFNTLDNVIKYMNVYLEEHEVRHPSLNISALDVEDKWILYSLNRTIQRFTSLFEKFKLSQAYKELEDFIVRDLSKTYLKLVKDRTEERDENLHIIFKEIIKTILILLSTATPFRAENLYKQTNLPNKKESIFLEHYPTVDELLIKEVESKGIDKNFELSQEIIQSVLNAREKAKIGVRWPLPQIDIISSKPLGENLKVFENLMKKLTNIPKINYDLNDVEINYIIKPNFAKLKQDFDNVQDAIKAINLSKHYISEDLKLGEIGGTYEGVKLDFEKHILKEIELKGEYTSSDFSNGSVILHTRQDEILLEEGYLREAIRRIQSLRKDLSLNKKDEIELSFSGSDEYFLELSQNWGSLISKKVGASNILQNAFENSQEFEIKGKKLTISIKSQ; encoded by the coding sequence ATGACTAACGACAAGTTTCTATACGAAGAAGAAATATTAAAATTTTGGGAAGAAAAAGACATATATAATAAAGTCCAAAAAAAGAATGAAGGCAATGAGCTCTACACTCATGTAGATGGTCCTCCATTTCCAACAGGTGAAGTACATATGGGACTTTTAAGGAATTGGGCTACAAAAGATAGTGTTTTAAGATTTAAAAGATTACATGGATATGATGTGTACGCAAGGGATGGTTATGATGTCCATGGACTTCCTGTTGAAAATAAAGTTCAAACAAAACTTAATTTGAAAACTGTTGAAGATTTAAAAAAATTCGGTGAAGAAAATTTTGTAAAAGAATGTAAAGAATATGTAAAAGAAATAGTAAATGATATGAGTACAGTTAGAACTAGATATGGTCTATGGATGAACAGGGAACAATATCAAACTTCACATCCTGAGTATTTATCTATGGCATGGAGATTCTTCAAAAAAGCACAAGAGAAGGGCCAATTATACAAAGATTATAAAACTGTAGCTTGGTGTCCAAATGATGAAACAACTCTTTCCGATTATGAAATCAAAGACACTTACAAAAATGTTGATGACCCATCCATTTATATTAAATTTCCACTAAAAAAAGAATATAGGACAACAAATTATGAAGAATCTTTTGTAATCTGGACTACAACTCCTTGGACCTTGCAATCAAATATGGCAATTGCAATGCATCCTCAATTAGAATATTCTAAAGTTCTAGTAGAATTAAATGGAAAAAAAGAAGTATTAATTACTGCAAACGCATTAATTGAAAAAGTAGTTGAAATTTTATCCAAACAAAATGAAATTAAATTCTTAGAAGTATTAGAGACAAAAGTTGGAGCAGAATATGAGGGGATAAAATACGACCATATTTATTTAGATGACACTCCATCCCAACAAGAATTTGTTAAATTAGATAACAAACATATTCACGGTATTGTTTTAGCAGATTTCGTAACATTAGGTGAAGGTGAAGATATTTTTGACAAATTAGAAAAAAAATCTTATAAACATTCAAATAAGCAAGAAGGAACAGTATCTGAAGAAAAAATTCAACAAAAAGGAAAATCTGAAGGTTCAGGCCTAGTACATATTGCACCTGGACATGGATTTGACGATTATGAAGTTGGAAAAAAATACAATTTACCTATATTTTGTCCTGTTGGTCCAAATGGTTGTTTTACTGAAGGTAAGTACGATAAACAATATTTCAAAGATGTAGATCCAATTGCAATTGATTACCTTAAAGAAAAAGGATTCCTTTTATCTTCAGCTATGAAAAATCATAGATATCCATGTTGTTGGAGATGTAAAACTCCTATCGTTTATAGGGCAGCAGACCAATGGTGGATTAAAAGAGGAGACTATACTAAAGATGTAATAAAGGCAAATAAAAATGTTCACTGGACTCCAAATAGTGCAAGACACTCATTTGATAATCTTCAAGAAGGTGCAGGTGATTGGGCAATTTCTAGACAAAGATACTGGGGAATTCCTCTACCAATTTTTGAAGATGAAGATGGTAATTACGAAGTATTTGGCTCAAAAGAAGAATTAGAAGAAAGAATAGGGAAAACTCTAAATGACATTCACAGAGATGATTTGAAAAATATTGTTATAATAAATAAAGTTTCAGGAAAAGAAATGAGATCAGTACCTTTTATTGCAGATGTTTGGTTTGACTCAGGTTGCGCATCATTTGCATCTCACTATAATGAAGGATTAGATTTCAATCAAATAATTGAAAAATATTATCCTATGAATTGGATTACTGAAGGAGAAGATCAAGTAAGAGGTTGGTTCTCATCATTATTTAATGTTGGATATATGATAACAGGTAAAGCTCCATACAATCAAGTTTTATTTCAAGGATTTGTAATGGATAGTGAAGGAAAACAAAAAATGTCAAAATCATTAGGAAATGGTGTTGGTGGAAATGAGGCAATTGATTTATGGGGAGCAGATGTTACTAGATATTATTTATTATCTAAAAAAGTCCCTGAAGAAAAATTCAATTTTGATAGGAACGAAGTTACAATTGTTGAAGGATTTTTCAACACTCTAGACAATGTTATAAAATATATGAATGTGTATTTAGAAGAACATGAAGTAAGACATCCATCATTAAACATTTCTGCACTAGATGTAGAAGATAAATGGATACTATACTCACTAAACAGAACAATTCAAAGATTCACATCATTATTTGAAAAGTTCAAATTATCTCAAGCATACAAAGAATTAGAAGATTTCATAGTAAGAGACCTATCTAAAACTTATTTAAAATTAGTAAAAGATAGAACTGAAGAAAGAGATGAAAATCTTCATATAATCTTCAAAGAAATAATTAAAACTATTTTAATATTATTATCAACTGCAACTCCATTTAGGGCTGAGAATTTATACAAACAAACAAACCTCCCAAATAAAAAAGAATCTATATTTTTAGAGCATTATCCTACAGTAGATGAATTACTAATCAAAGAAGTTGAATCAAAAGGAATTGATAAAAACTTCGAGTTATCTCAAGAAATAATTCAATCCGTTTTAAACGCAAGAGAAAAAGCTAAAATTGGAGTTAGATGGCCACTTCCACAAATTGACATAATTTCTTCAAAACCACTTGGAGAAAACCTAAAAGTATTTGAAAATTTAATGAAAAAATTAACAAATATTCCAAAAATTAATTACGACTTAAATGATGTTGAAATCAATTATATAATTAAGCCAAACTTTGCAAAACTAAAGCAAGATTTTGATAATGTTCAAGATGCAATAAAAGCAATTAATTTATCTAAACACTACATTTCAGAAGACTTAAAATTAGGTGAAATTGGTGGAACTTATGAAGGTGTAAAATTAGACTTTGAAAAGCATATATTAAAAGAAATAGAATTAAAAGGAGAATATACTTCTTCAGATTTTAGTAATGGAAGTGTAATTTTACATACTCGTCAAGATGAGATTCTTCTAGAAGAAGGATACTTAAGAGAAGCAATAAGAAGAATCCAATCATTAAGAAAAGACTTAAGTCTAAATAAAAAAGATGAAATAGAATTATCTTTTTCAGGATCAGATGAATACTTTTTAGAACTATCACAAAATTGGGGAAGTTTAATTAGTAAAAAAGTTGGTGCATCAAATATTTTACAAAATGCATTCGAAAATTCACAAGAATTTGAAATCAAAGGTAAAAAACTTACAATTTCAATTAAATCTCAATAA
- a CDS encoding TIGR04084 family radical SAM/SPASM domain-containing protein, producing the protein MHYYLALTSKCNLRCKYCYGKSCEDYLTHKEEEKYDFSLPEDLDFTVETLAKYSKDDSNFALTFYGGEPLLQIDKIKEIMDKIDCKTYMLQTNGMFLNKLDKDYVNKLHTILVSIDGNKEHTDERRGVGVYDTVTKNSNLIKQNGFQGEIIGRMTVDETCDIYGGVTHLYENDDFSFSSIHWQIDAQFWKGDYETRNFKQWSNTYNQGIKKLVNWWLDKIKENKSVPKIYPFIGIMQTLLNDEKVPMRCGAGHSLLGIQTNGQVVACPITAGFKPLYMGNIRNSSLNDIENNKILPGGLCSSCEIKDICGGRCLYANKSMLWEEKGFKEVCDTIFFLVNSLKKIKPQIDEMIKNKELKLEDFNYNKYNGSEIIP; encoded by the coding sequence ATGCATTACTATTTAGCACTTACATCAAAATGTAATTTGAGATGTAAATACTGTTATGGAAAGAGTTGTGAAGATTATTTAACTCATAAAGAAGAAGAAAAGTACGACTTTTCACTTCCAGAGGATTTAGATTTTACAGTGGAAACTCTTGCTAAATATTCTAAAGACGATTCTAATTTTGCTTTAACATTTTATGGTGGGGAACCACTATTACAAATTGATAAAATAAAAGAGATAATGGACAAAATTGATTGTAAAACTTATATGTTGCAAACAAATGGTATGTTTTTAAATAAGTTAGATAAAGACTATGTAAATAAATTACACACAATTTTAGTTTCAATTGATGGTAATAAAGAACACACTGATGAGCGAAGAGGTGTAGGAGTATACGATACTGTAACTAAAAATAGTAATTTAATCAAACAAAACGGCTTTCAAGGAGAGATAATTGGTAGAATGACAGTTGATGAGACTTGTGACATTTATGGGGGTGTAACACATTTATATGAAAATGATGATTTTTCATTCTCTTCAATTCATTGGCAAATTGATGCTCAATTCTGGAAGGGAGATTATGAAACACGAAATTTTAAGCAGTGGTCTAATACATACAATCAAGGAATTAAAAAACTAGTTAATTGGTGGCTTGATAAAATCAAAGAAAACAAATCAGTCCCAAAAATTTACCCATTCATTGGAATCATGCAAACTCTTCTAAATGATGAAAAAGTTCCTATGAGATGTGGAGCAGGACATTCATTATTAGGAATACAAACAAACGGACAAGTTGTAGCATGTCCAATTACTGCAGGATTTAAACCTCTTTATATGGGAAATATTAGAAACTCTTCCCTAAATGATATTGAAAACAATAAAATACTTCCAGGTGGCCTTTGCTCAAGTTGTGAAATCAAAGACATTTGTGGTGGGAGATGTCTTTATGCAAACAAATCAATGTTATGGGAAGAAAAAGGATTCAAGGAAGTTTGTGATACAATATTTTTCTTAGTAAACTCTCTAAAAAAGATAAAACCTCAAATTGATGAGATGATTAAAAATAAAGAACTAAAACTTGAAGATTTTAATTATAATAAATATAATGGTTCTGAAATTATACCATAA
- the sepF gene encoding cell division protein SepF — translation MARFLNFSGKRKEDEYIEDSNDDYLSITEFDVSKKTGSTKEGKVVDVKVFVLDDYDNIRDILDVIRGEETMCLIDIHLLRNKDPDELRRAVDKLKKTIEAVSGELVGFHENWILAAPKHVHIHKGKN, via the coding sequence ATGGCACGATTCTTAAATTTCTCCGGTAAAAGGAAAGAAGATGAATATATTGAAGATAGTAATGATGACTATTTGTCTATTACAGAATTCGATGTAAGTAAGAAAACAGGCTCTACTAAAGAAGGCAAAGTTGTTGATGTTAAAGTATTTGTTTTAGACGATTATGATAATATTAGGGACATTCTTGATGTGATTAGAGGAGAAGAAACAATGTGTTTAATTGACATTCATTTACTAAGGAACAAAGATCCAGATGAATTAAGAAGAGCTGTTGACAAATTAAAGAAAACAATTGAAGCTGTTAGTGGTGAATTAGTTGGATTCCATGAGAATTGGATTTTAGCAGCACCAAAACATGTTCATATCCATAAGGGTAAGAATTAA
- a CDS encoding nucleotidyltransferase domain-containing protein has translation MISNLFNQNCIKVLFLFNLSPGSKFNRKEIQERTKLNNVPLDSSLLILINSKILIREKNFYSLNFESSYLKKIMDLISKEYIGLKKIPLNVFYMVLDTVDFFTTYKNIELYLFGSYSKLTYKLNSDLDIALLSEKEDNRKEISNLIQKLHKLYGIELEIHYFDKRTFYKNKKDPIIASILREGVKLI, from the coding sequence ATGATTTCAAACTTATTTAATCAAAACTGTATTAAAGTATTATTTTTATTTAATTTATCACCTGGTTCTAAGTTTAATAGAAAAGAAATACAAGAAAGAACTAAATTAAATAATGTTCCTTTAGATAGTTCATTATTAATCTTAATTAATTCAAAAATTTTAATTAGAGAGAAAAATTTTTATTCTTTAAATTTTGAAAGTTCTTATTTAAAAAAGATTATGGATTTGATTTCAAAAGAATATATTGGATTGAAAAAAATTCCTCTAAATGTATTTTATATGGTTTTAGATACTGTTGATTTTTTTACAACTTATAAGAATATTGAACTTTACTTATTTGGTTCTTATTCTAAATTAACTTATAAATTAAATTCAGATTTAGATATAGCTTTACTTTCCGAAAAAGAAGATAATAGAAAAGAGATTTCTAATTTAATTCAAAAATTACATAAACTATATGGAATTGAATTGGAAATACATTATTTTGATAAAAGAACTTTTTATAAAAACAAAAAAGATCCAATAATTGCATCAATATTAAGAGAAGGAGTTAAATTAATTTGA